One window of Chionomys nivalis chromosome 10, mChiNiv1.1, whole genome shotgun sequence genomic DNA carries:
- the Rd3l gene encoding protein RD3-like gives MPLFSWMKWPRNNSYKQTHCTGSDTVTKTLLRELKWHLKERERLIQEIENEQKVKKTGVDYNWLRNYQNPQAIIPATEQRQLEVLCSQVHPCQTGTILSRFRELLAENDVLPWEIVYIFKQVLRDFLSSPDRGDQHVGLRDSAASCSPAPVLSGESSQRPHKDEIPTISSYVDRHANSRLLSCSHRVWNRPHYYPSS, from the exons ATGCCACTTTTCAGCTGGATGAAGTGGCCGAGAAATAATTCCTACAAGCAAACACACTGCACTGGCTCAGATACGGTGACAAAGACCCTGCTTCGGGAATTAAAATGGCATCTAAAAGAGCGTGAGAGATTAATACAAGAGATCGAAAATGAACAGAAAGTGAAAAAAACAGGTGTGGATTACAACTGGCTGAGAAACTACCAGAATCCTCAGGCAATCATCCCAGCTACCGAACAAAGACAGCTTGAAGTTCTTTGTTCCCAAGTGCACCCTTGTCAAACCGGAACTATTCTCAGCAG ATTTCGAGAACTTCTGGCAGAAAACGATGTACTTCCCTGGGAAATCGTCTACATCTTCAAGCAAGTTCTGAGAGACTTCCTCAGCAGTCCTGACAGAGGGGATCAGCACGTTGGCCTGCGGGACTCTGCCGCCAGCTGTTCCCCGGCCCCTGTGCTCTCGGGCGAAAGCTCCCAGAGGCCCCACAAAGATGAAATACCCACGATTTCAAGTTATGTAGACAGACACGCCAACAGCAGGCTTCTGTCATGTTCACACAGAGTGTGGAACCGGCCACACTACTACCCATCGAGTTAA